The Streptococcus sanguinis genomic sequence TAACACCTCTTATTTCCGTCAAAATCCTGATGTTCCTCTGGTTGTTCCAGAAGTCAACGCCCATGCATTAGATCAGCACAAGGGAATTATCGCTTGCCCTAACTGCTCGACAATTCAGATGATGGTGGCTTTAGAGCCTGTTCGTCAGCAGTGGGGGTTGGAGCGCATCATTGTGTCTACCTATCAAGCAGTTTCTGGTGCAGGTATGGGAGCCATTCTTGAAACCCAAGCTCAATTGCGCTCTGTTCTCAATGATGGTGTAAATCCTAAGGAGGCGGAAGCCAATATCCTGCCATGTGGCGGCGACAAAAAACATTATCCTATTGCTTTTAATGCCTTACCTCAGATTGATGTCTTTACAGATAACGACTACACTTATGAAGAGATGAAGATGACTAAAGAAACGAAGAAAATCATGGAAGATGATTCTATTGCTGTTTCTGCGACATGTGTCCGCCTTCCGATTTTGTCTGCTCACTCAGAGTCTGTCTACATCGAGACTAAGGAAGTTGCACCTATTGAACATGTAAAAGCAGCAATCGCAGCTTTCCCAGGTGCTATTTTGGAGGATGATGTAGCTCATCAGGTTTATCCGCAAGCGATCAATGCGGTTGGTAAGAAAGAAACCTTTGTTGGCCGAATTCGTAAGGATCTTGATGCAGAAAAAGGAATTCATATGTGGGTTGTTTCAGACAATCTTCTTAAAGGTGCAGCTTGGAATTCTGTTCAAATCGCAGAGACACTGCATGAGCGTGGTTTAGTTCGTCCGACAGCAGAAGTTGTTTTTGAATTAAAATAAAGTGAATAAGGAAACTTGACAGCATAGGGTTGAATAATCGTTCTTTCAACCCTCTTTTCGTATAATAAAGAGAGGTAAGTTTATGGCGTATTCGGATCTGAAAAACTGTAAAATCATCACAGCTTTTATTACACCTTTTCATGAAGATGGTTCCATTAATTTTGATGCTATTCCAGACTTGATTGAGCACCTTTTGGCGCATCATACGGATGGGATTTTACTAGCTGGAACAACTGCTGAAAGTCCAACTCTGACTCATGATGAAGAGTTGGAGTTATTTGCGGCAGTTCAAAAGGTTGTCAAAGGGCGTGTTCCTTTGATTGCCGGTGTCGGTACCAACGAAACGCGTGATTCTATCGAATTCGTCAAAGAAGTAGATGAATTTGGTGGCTTTGCAGCTGGTTTGGCCATTGTACCCTATTACAACAAACCTTCTCAGGAAGGGATGTATCAGCACTTTAAAGCCATTGCGGATGCTTCAAACCTGCCTATCATTATCTACAATATACCTGGCCGGGTTGTTGTTGAGATGACACCTGAGACTATGCTGAGGTTGGCAGAACATCCAAATATTATCGGCGTTAAAGAATGTACCAGTCTGGCGAACATGGCCTATCTGATTGAGCATCGTCCAGAGGAGTTTCTGATTTATACTGGTGAGGATGGCGATGCCTTTCATGCTATGAATTTGGGGGCTGATGGAGTTATTTCTGTTGCTTCTCACACAAACGGTGATGAAATGTTTGAAATGCTGGACGCTATTGAACACAATGACATCAAAAAAGCAGCAGCTATCCAACGGAAATTCATCCCTAAAGTCAATGCCCTTTTCTCTTACCCAAGTCCAGCTCCAGTCAAGGCAGTCCTTAATTACTTAGGATTTGCAGCTGGCCCAACTCGCTTGCCGCTTGTACCAGCGCCCGAAGAAGATGCCAAACGTATTATCAAGGTTGTGGTCGATGGCGACTATCAAGCAACCAAAGAGACGGTTAAAGGCGTTCTAAGACCGGATTATTGATTGATAGAACTGAAAAATATTTCTAGAAAGGATTGCCCAGAGCAGTCCTTTTTTATATAGTCTTTTAAGATTAAAGAAAAAAGGAAGCTTCCTTTGAAAAATATTGGAAAAAATTATATAATGTTAAGGTATGGTCTGGCTTCCAGAATTCTTTTTGAGCAGACTATAGACAACTGGACTGACAGCAGTCATGTTAGAGACTTACATTAGATTAGAAATATATAATATAAAAGGAGTTTTTTTATGCAAGTTATTAAACGGAGTGGTGAGGTTGTAGAATTTGACCCAGATAAAATTTATCAAGCAGTTTTAAAGGCAGCTCAGACTGTCTATGTGTTGACAGATGATTTGCGTCAGAATTTAGCGCAGGTTACAAAGAAAGTGGTTCTGGATTTGGATGAAGCTAAGGTTGAGCGTGCGACTATTAGCATGATTCAGTCCATGGTTGAAAGCCGCCTCTTGGGTGCAGGCTATATTACCATTGCAGAGCATTATATTTCCTATCGCTTGCAACGCGATTTAGAGCGCAATGGCTATGGAGATCATATCGCTGTGCATCTGCATTTTGAGCAAGTGAGATAAAGTTAAAAAGCCTGCTAGGGCTTTTTTTGCTCTTGAGGTAGAAAGGATCACTTTAGCATTCATCCGCTTAAATTTTAGAAATATGTTAAAATAGTTAAAGATATAAAATTTTATCAATGATATTCGTTGAAAGGATAAATTATGGCAACGATTCAATGGTTTCCAGGGCATATGTCTAAGGCACGGAGACAGGTACAGGAAAATATTAAGTTTGTTGATTTTGTGACGATACTGGTTGATGCGCGACTGCCCTTATCTAGTCAGAATCCTATGCTGACTAAGATTGTGGGTGACAAGCCCAAGCTTTTGATTTTAAACAAGGCTGATTTGGCTGACCCTGTTCGTATTAAAGAATGGCAGAGCTATTTTGAAAGCCAAGGGATTCCGACTTTATCTATTAATTCCAAAGAGCAATCTGCTGTAAAAAAAGTGACAGATGCAGCTAAAAAGCTTATGGCTGACAAATTGGCGCGTCAGAAAGAGAGAGGAATTCGCATCGAAACCCTGCGTACCATGATTATTGGCATTCCCAATGCTGGCAAATCAACCCTCATGAATCGCTTGGCAGGTAAGAAAATTGCCGTTGTAGGGAATAAGCCAGGTGTAACCAAGGGCCAGCAATGGCTCAAGTCAAATAAAGACTTGGAAATCTTGGATACACCAGGAATACTCTGGCCTAAGTTTGAAGATGAGACGGTTGCTCTCAAGCTTGCTCTGACTGGAGCTATTAAGGATAATCTACTGCCTATGGATGAGGTAACGATTTTTGGCCTCGATTATTTCAAGGAGCATTATCCTGAGGAGCTGACAGCACGCTTCAAGCAGCTGGATCTGAGTCAGGAAGCACCTGATATGATTATGGATATGACTCAAAAACTTGGTTTCCGTGATGACTATGATCGTTTTTATAGCTTATTTGTCAAAGATGTTCGTGATGGTAAATTGGGCCGATATTGCTTGGATACAGTAGGAGAATTAGATGGCAACGATTAAGGAGATTCAGCAACGCTTAGAGTTAGTGACTGATTTGGCTGATCCTTTTCTGGCAGAAGCAGCGAATGATTTGCGCAGTGGAGTTCAAAAAGCGATTGAAAAGCGTAAAAGAGCTATTCAGGCAGAGTTAGATGAAGATTTGCGTCTGGAGCAGATGTTACGGTATGAAAAAGAGCTTTATCAAGCAGGCTACCAGGCAATCGCTGGGATTGATGAGGTCGGCCGCGGTCCTCTAGCTGGACCAGTTGTCGCTGCAGCAGTAATCTTACCTCCAGGATGTAAGATTAAGGGGCTTAACGATAGTAAAAAAATTCCTAAGAAAAAGCATGATGAAATCTATCAAGCAGTTATGGATAAAGCCTTGGCAGTAGGTGTTGGCCTGATGGACAGCAAGATTATTGATAAAGTCAATATCTACGAAGCGACCAAGCTTGCTATGAAAGATGCTTTGTCTAAGCTTTGTCTCAAGCCAGATTATCTGCTGATTGATGCCATGAAGCTAGATGTCGAGATTCCGCAAGAGTCCATCATCAAAGGTGATGCTAATTCGCTATCTATTGCAGCGGCCAGTATTGTTGCTAAGGTCACTCGAGATAAGCTGATGGCAGACTATGACAAAGAATATCCTGGTTATGATTTTGCGCAAAATGCAGGCTATGGAACTAAGAGCCATTTGCAGGGCTTGGAGCGAAACGGCGTAACTCCTATTCATCGCAAGACATTTGAACCAATAAAATCCATGTGCGAATAGGCACGAAGAGGTGAGGCATGCTTATCAGTAAAATCTTAAACAATAATGTGGTGATTTCTGAAGAGGACCAAGAAGAAGTTATTCTAATGGGACGAGGACTGGCCTTTGGTCGAAAAGTTGGCCAGGAGATTCCAGATGAGCTGATTGAGAAAAAGTATGTCTTGTCAGAAAATAGACGACAGCTTCTGATGGAGTTGCCAGCAGAGGTCATGGAAATGTCAGATAAGATTATTTCTTTCGCAAGGGAGAAACTGCAGAAGAAACTCAAAGACACTGCTTTTCTGGCGATGGCAGATCATATCCACGGAGTCTTGCTGCGCTTGGAAGATGATATTTACCTCAAGAATTTCCTCATGTGGGATATTAAACGCTTTTTTCCTATCGAGTTTGAGGTTGGTCAGTATGCCAAACAGCTTTTGAGTGCTTATGTCAGCAAGGAACTTCCAGATGATGAAGCAGCTTTTATGGCGCTGACCTTGGTCAATGCAGAGCTGGAAAATGGCGACGGAACTGCGCGTGATTTGACTATGATGATGGAGGAAATCATGACCATTGTCAAGTACAGTTTGGAAATTTCTTTAGACGAGGAAGACATCTACCTTGAGCGCTTCATGACCCATCTAAAATTTTTCTGTGAGCGAGTCCTGACTGATAGCGGCCACCGTGATTTAGAGGACAATGAGATGTTTGACTTACTTAAATGTAAGTATCCCTTGGCTTATGAGACAACTAGGAAGATTGCTGAATTTTTAAAGCAAACCAGAAATTACCAAACATCAGAGGATGAACAACTTTACCTGACCATCCATTTGTCACGCATGAAAAGGAGGATGACATGCAAAGCGAATACGAAAAAATGATTGCTGGAGAGATTTACCGACCACAAGACGAAGATTTAAGAAAAATTAGAGCCCGCTCCAAAGAATTTCAATATCGTTTCAACCACGAGCAAGACAGTGACAAGCGTACGGCCATTATCAAGGAATGGTTTGGCAGTACGGGAAATAATCTTGCTATGAAGCCAGATTTGGTTTGCGGCTACGGAATTAACATTCATTTAGGAGAAAATTTTTGTTCTAACTGGAACCTGACTATGCTGGACGTTTGCCCCATTCGCATCGGAAACAATGGCATGCTCGGTCCAAATTGTCAGTTTTTGACACCTCTTCATCCGCTTGATCCAGTGGAAAGAAATTCCGGTATTGAGTACGGAGCACCAATCACTATTGGTGATAATTTCTGGGCTGGCGGAGGTGTGACGATTCTGCCAGGAGTGACATTAGGGGATAATGTGGTAGTCGGAGCAGGAGCGGTTGTGACTAAGTCTTTTGGTGACAATGTAGTCTTGGCTGGTAATCCAGCACAAATTATTAAGGAAATTCCTGTTCATAAAGAATAAAAGATGGGTTAAAGGCAAATAGTCAAGGAGACCAGCTATTGACAACATCAAATTCAATAAAATCGTAAAGAAGGAACTGTATTGCAGTTCTTTTTTTGAATTTTTTACGAATAAGAAAGTGAGGTGAAAAAATGAATAATTTTGAGATTTATAAAATGAAAAAAGCTGGTTTGACTAATCATCAGGTTTTAAATGTTTTGAGATACGCCGAGAGTAGAGATAGCAAGCTTTCTCTCCGAGATAAGGCTGTCGTATCTGAGTGCCGTAATCCCGCTCTCTTTATAGAGAAGTATAAACGTCTTGATCTACCAGCTTTGAAGGAAGAATTCGAACTTTTTCCGTCCTTTTCTATCTTGGATGATATTTACCCTTGGGATTTATGTGAGATTTATGATGCCCCGACTTTGTTATTTTATCAGGGAAATCTAAATCTACTAGAATTGCCCAAGGCTGCAGTCGTTGGCAGTCGAGACAGCAGCAAGCAAGGAAATGCCTCCGTACAAAAGATTGTCAAGGAGCTAAATAATGAATTGGTTATCGTTAGTGGCCTAGCTCGTGGAATAGATACAGCGGCTCATATGGCTGCCCTGCAAAACGGGGGGCAGACGATTGCTGTCATCGGAACAGGATTAGATGTCTTTTATCCCAAAGCAAACAAAAAATTACAATCTTACATTGGCAAAAATCATTTATTGCTGACAGAGTATGGTCCAAGTGAACAGCCTTTGAAGTTTCATTTTCCAGAGCGGAATCGGATCATCGCTGGTCTCTGTCGTGGCGTCATCGTGGCAGAAGCTAAGATGCGCTCAGGCAGCCTGATTACCTGTGAGCGAGCGATGGAAGAAGGGCGAGATGTCTTTGCTATTCCGGGGTCAATTTTAGATGGGAAATCTGACGGTTGCCATCATTTGATTCAAGAGGGCGCAAAGTGCATCACATCAGGCTCTGACGTTCTTTCTGAATTTGATTTTTAAAACAAGTTTTCCTATAAGAAAAGTTAGCAGTTGACATCTATCAAAAAATAGTTTAAACTCTATGAGATTTATTTCTTATAGAAGGTGTCTAAATTGGTTACAAAAACAAAGAAGAAGTCTACGACCAAGAAAAATCTTGTCATCGTAGAGTCGCCTGCTAAGGCAAAAACAATAGAAAAATATCTGGGACGAAACTACAAGGTTCTGGCCAGTGTCGGGCATATTCGTGACCTGAAAAAGTCTACTATGTCCATTGATTTTGAGAACAACTATGAGCCGCAGTACATCAATATTCGTGGTAAAGGTCCGTTGATTAATGACTTGAAAAAAGAAGCAAAGAAAGCTAAACAAGTCTTTCTGGCAAGTGACCCGGACCGCGAAGGAGAAGCTATTTCATGGCATTTGGCTCACATTCTTAATCTGGATGAAAAAGAGAAAAACCGTGTCGTCTTCAACGAAATTACCAAAGATGCGGTCAAAAATGCTTTTAAAGAGCCGCGTCAGATTGATATGAATTTAGTTGATGCGCAGCAGGCTCGTCGAGTTCTGGACCGCTTGGTTGGTTATTCTATTTCTCCTATTCTCTGGAAGAAAGTCAAAAAAGGCCTGTCAGCTGGCCGGGTGCAGTCTGTCGCTCTCAAGCTGATTATTGACCGGGAAAATGAAATCAATGCCTTCAAACCAGAAGAGTACTGGACAATTGATGGAACCTTCAAGAAAGGAACCCGTCAGTTCCAGGCCAGCTTCTATGGTATGAATGGTAAAAAGATGAAGCTGACCAACAATGACGAGGTCAAAGAAGTTCTGTCTCACCTCAAGGGTGATGACTTTACAGTCGACAGTGTCGAAAAGAAAGAGCGTCGACGCAATGCTCCGCTGCCCTACACGACTTCCTCTATGCAGCAGGATGCCGCTAATAAGATTAATTTCCGGACTCGTAAGACAATGATGGTGGCTCAGCAGCTCTATGAAGGGATTAATATCGGTTCTGGCGTACAAGGTCTTATTACCTATATGCGTACCGACTCGACTCGTATCAGCCCAGTAGCGCAAAATGAAGCAGCGAGCTTTATCACGGATAAATTTGGCGCCAAATATTCCAAACATGGCAGCAAGCCCAAGAACGCTTCTGGCGCTCAAGATGCCCACGAAGCCATTCGTCCTTCCAGCGTTTTCAATACTCCAGAAAGCATCGCAAAGTATCTGGATAAGGATCAGCTTAAGCTCTATACGCTGATTTGGAACCGTTTTGTAGCCAGTCAAATGACAGCAGCAGTCTTTGATACTATGAATGTTAAGCTGGGGCAAAATGGTGTCCAATTTTCTGCCAACGGCAGTCAGGTCAAGTTTGATGGCTATCTGGCTATTTACAACGACTCTGACAAGAATAAAATGCTGCCAGACATGGAAAAGGGCGATACCGTCAAACGTGTAAATACCAATCCAGAACAGCACTTTACCCAGCCACCTGCTCGTTATTCTGAAGCGACTCTTATCAAGACTTTAGAAGAAAATGGCGTTGGTCGGCCGTCTACCTATGCACCGACCATTGAGACCATTCAGAAACGATATTACGTTAAGCTGGTTTCCAAGCGCTTTGAGCCGACGGAACTAGGGGAGATTGTCAATTCACTGATTGTCGAATTCTTCCCAGGCATTGTAAATGTGAAATTTACAGCAGAAATGGAAGCTAAACTAGATGATGTAGAAGTTGGCAAAGAGCAATGGCAGAAAGTTATTGACGAGTTTTATAAACCTTTTGAAAAGGAAGTGGCTAAAGCCGAGACTGAAATGGAGAAAATCCAAATCAAGGATGAGCCAGCTGGTTTTGACTGTGAGGTCTGTGGCAGTCCCATGGTCATCAAATTGGGTAGATTTGGCAAGTTCTACGCCTGTAGCAATTTTCCAGACTGTCGTCATACTCAGGCTATCGTCAAAGAAATCGGCGTGACCTGTCCACAGTGTCAGAAAGGTCAAGTTATTGAGCGTAAGACTAAGCGAAATCGCATTTTCTACGGCTGCGATCGTTATCCTGACTGTGATTTCACATCTTGGGACAAGCCAGTTGGTCGGAACTGTCCAAAATGTGACCATTATCTGATTGAAAAGAAAGTACGCGGTGGTGGCAAGCAAGTAGTCTGCAGCAATGGCGATTACGAAGAAGAAAAAGTGAAATAACATTTTTACATAATTTATATTACGTAAAATATCTTTCTGAAGAAGAGGTGAAGTTTTATGACAGATAAATTTGCAGAATTTCTAAAAATCGCGTCTCAACTGAATAAGATAGGAATTGTTCCACTTCTGATGGGTTCTCTAGGTCTGGAGCAAGTTACTGGACAAGACTGGCAGGCGCGTGATATTGATATTCATGTTCATGGTGATGAGCGTGGCTGGGAAGCACCAGACGAAGAACGTATTTACGATATGGACAAGATTGAGCCTATGATGGAGCGCTTGGGCTATCGCTTAGTCGATCTGCACGAGCATGAATTTCAAAAAGAAGATCTGTCTATTGAATTTGGAGCCATGGAAACCTTGGGGGCATTCGCTGGTGTGCCGCTAGAGGAGTTGACTCGAAAAGAAGTTGAAGATGTTGAGTTTCTACTGCCGAATGCAGAGCAATTCTTAGCTATCTACCGTGCTTCTTCCCAAGATTCTTACCGAAATGAAAATAACAATCATAAAGATTTTGCTAAGATTGCTTACTTGGAGGAGATGTTAAAAGCAAAGTGATTAAGAAAATAATTAGTGTACTGTTTTCTATTCTCGCATTATTTATTTTGTCAGCATGCAACAACAGTGTAGATCATGATTTAAGTAGTACGGCTATATCAAATATTAGTTCCGTAATAGAAGCTGCAGGACTAAAAGCAGAAGGATACTCGACTGCTGATACTTTTGGCTATCAGGGATTTCCGTTTTACGTTGAAGGAAACAAAAAATTTGTTGATGTCTATGTGGATTTTGAAAAAGATTATGTTCAGAAAACTCCAGTCCTCAGATACAACCCGAGACTTAAAGAAGTTGAGAAGAAAATTTTCTTTGGTTTGGCCAAGAAAACAGTCTATCGTTTAGAAATGGAGTATGTTTCTGGCGATGACAATTATGATAGACTTGAAGAAGCATACAATAGATTGCTTCAAAGTGATAGCTTGACTTCTACATTTTTGAGCAAAGATATGATTAGACAGCTTTATATTAAAAACTCAATTGAATTGGACTCCTTTGACTCAAGTTATTCTTTGGTGCCACAAGAAGAATATAGTGGCAACCCAGAAACTCATCTTGAAGAACAAGAAAAAAGAGAAGCAATTTTGAAAACAGATGTCAAAGAACTAGCTCCGTTAATCAAGGACTTAGACCTAAGTAGAGCAAATAAACTAGATGAAGATTTGCTTGCTCTTAATCGCGATATACTCTTAAAAAGAGTTGCTGACAATCGTTCGACTTTTAGTATTCATATAAGCATTGATATAGAACAAGTACGAAAACAAAACCTACAATTAGCTAATGAAGATATTGACAATTGGACAGACTCTGATTTTGAATACTTACTTGTTCAAATACTTCAAATCGATAAACTACCTAGGAATACAGAAGTGGGCTTTGGCATAAGTTACGAAGACAATAGTCATCTGTATGCTTATAAGACATTCAGTTTTGTTAAACAATAATTTTGGAAAGACATTCAGGAATCCTCCTGTCTGTCTTTTTTACTATCTTTTTGTTATAATGGTCAGAGTGAAAATCTAGAAATATCCAAGGGAGAGTATCATGTCATCATCCTATATCAATGTTATCGGTGCTGGTCTGGCTGGCAGTGAAGCAGCTTACCAGATTGCCAAGCGCGGCATCCCAGTCAAACTCTATGAAATGCGGGGTGTTAAGTCAACGCCTCAACACAAGACTGCAGACTTTGCAGAACTGGTCTGCTCTAACTCTTTGCGAGGAGATGCGCTGACCAATGCAGTTGGCCTACTAAAAGAAGAAATGAGACGGTTGGATTCAGTCATCTTAAAGTCAGCAGAAGCGACTCGAGTGCCAGCAGGAGGTGCTCTAGCAGTTGATAGAGAAGGTTTTTCTCAGATGGTAACAGAGCTAGTGACCAACCATCCATTGATTGAGGTCATTCGTGAAGAAATCACTGAAATTCCAGAGGATGCTATCACAGTCATCGCGACAGGGCCCTTGACTAGTGATGCTCTGGCCGAGAAAATCCATGCGCTTAATGGAGGCGACGGTTTTTATTTCTACGACGCGGCGGCGCCGATCATTGATGTCAATACCATCGATATGACTAAGGTCTATCTCAAATCTCGTTATGATAAGGGGGAAGCGGCCTATCTCAACGCGCCAATGACCAAGCAAGAATTTATGGATTTCCATGATGCTTTGGTCAATGCCGAGGAAGCACCACTCAATTCCTTTGAGAAGGAAAAATACTTTGAAGGCTGCATGCCTATTGAAGTTATGGCCAAGCGAGGTATTAAAACCATGCTTTATGGACCGATGAAGCCGGTTGGTTTAGAATATCCAGATGACTACCAAGGACCTCGAGATGGTGAATATAAGACGCCATACGCTGTGGTGCAGCTTCGTCAGGACAATGCAGCAGGCAGTCTTTACAACATCGTCGGCTTCCAAACTCATCTCAAGTGGGGAGAGCAAAAGCGTGTCTTTCAGATGATTCCTGGCCTTGAGAATGCAGAATTTGTCCGCTATGGTGTTATGCATCGAAACTCCTATATGGACTCTCCAAATCTGCTAGAACAGACTTTCCGCTCTAAGAAACAGACTAATCTTTTCTTTGCAGGTCAAATGACTGGCGTCGAAGGCTATGTTGAGTCTGCAGCTTCTGGTCTGGTTGCTGGTATCAATGCCGCTCGACTCTTCAAAGGAGAAGAAGCACTTGTTTTTCCAGAAACAACAGCTATCGGTAGCCTGCCACACTATGTTACCCACGCTGACAGCAAGCATTTCCAACCCATGAATGTCAATTTTGGCATTATCAAAGAGTTGGACGGCCGTCGGATTCGTGACAAGAAAGAGCGCTATGAGAAAATTGCTGAGCGAGCCTTGCAGGATTTACAGCCTTATTTGGATAAATAATCTATTTTCTATCATTATCTAATAAAAATCATTAAAAAGTTAGGA encodes the following:
- a CDS encoding aspartate-semialdehyde dehydrogenase yields the protein MGYTVAVVGATGAVGSQMIKMLEESSLPIDKIRYLASARSAGKVLQFKGQDITIEETTETAFEGVDIALFSAGGSTSAKFAPYAVKAGAVVVDNTSYFRQNPDVPLVVPEVNAHALDQHKGIIACPNCSTIQMMVALEPVRQQWGLERIIVSTYQAVSGAGMGAILETQAQLRSVLNDGVNPKEAEANILPCGGDKKHYPIAFNALPQIDVFTDNDYTYEEMKMTKETKKIMEDDSIAVSATCVRLPILSAHSESVYIETKEVAPIEHVKAAIAAFPGAILEDDVAHQVYPQAINAVGKKETFVGRIRKDLDAEKGIHMWVVSDNLLKGAAWNSVQIAETLHERGLVRPTAEVVFELK
- the dapA gene encoding 4-hydroxy-tetrahydrodipicolinate synthase, with the protein product MAYSDLKNCKIITAFITPFHEDGSINFDAIPDLIEHLLAHHTDGILLAGTTAESPTLTHDEELELFAAVQKVVKGRVPLIAGVGTNETRDSIEFVKEVDEFGGFAAGLAIVPYYNKPSQEGMYQHFKAIADASNLPIIIYNIPGRVVVEMTPETMLRLAEHPNIIGVKECTSLANMAYLIEHRPEEFLIYTGEDGDAFHAMNLGADGVISVASHTNGDEMFEMLDAIEHNDIKKAAAIQRKFIPKVNALFSYPSPAPVKAVLNYLGFAAGPTRLPLVPAPEEDAKRIIKVVVDGDYQATKETVKGVLRPDY
- a CDS encoding ATP cone domain-containing protein; its protein translation is MQVIKRSGEVVEFDPDKIYQAVLKAAQTVYVLTDDLRQNLAQVTKKVVLDLDEAKVERATISMIQSMVESRLLGAGYITIAEHYISYRLQRDLERNGYGDHIAVHLHFEQVR
- the ylqF gene encoding ribosome biogenesis GTPase YlqF, whose protein sequence is MATIQWFPGHMSKARRQVQENIKFVDFVTILVDARLPLSSQNPMLTKIVGDKPKLLILNKADLADPVRIKEWQSYFESQGIPTLSINSKEQSAVKKVTDAAKKLMADKLARQKERGIRIETLRTMIIGIPNAGKSTLMNRLAGKKIAVVGNKPGVTKGQQWLKSNKDLEILDTPGILWPKFEDETVALKLALTGAIKDNLLPMDEVTIFGLDYFKEHYPEELTARFKQLDLSQEAPDMIMDMTQKLGFRDDYDRFYSLFVKDVRDGKLGRYCLDTVGELDGND
- a CDS encoding ribonuclease HII, translating into MATIKEIQQRLELVTDLADPFLAEAANDLRSGVQKAIEKRKRAIQAELDEDLRLEQMLRYEKELYQAGYQAIAGIDEVGRGPLAGPVVAAAVILPPGCKIKGLNDSKKIPKKKHDEIYQAVMDKALAVGVGLMDSKIIDKVNIYEATKLAMKDALSKLCLKPDYLLIDAMKLDVEIPQESIIKGDANSLSIAAASIVAKVTRDKLMADYDKEYPGYDFAQNAGYGTKSHLQGLERNGVTPIHRKTFEPIKSMCE
- a CDS encoding PRD domain-containing protein yields the protein MLISKILNNNVVISEEDQEEVILMGRGLAFGRKVGQEIPDELIEKKYVLSENRRQLLMELPAEVMEMSDKIISFAREKLQKKLKDTAFLAMADHIHGVLLRLEDDIYLKNFLMWDIKRFFPIEFEVGQYAKQLLSAYVSKELPDDEAAFMALTLVNAELENGDGTARDLTMMMEEIMTIVKYSLEISLDEEDIYLERFMTHLKFFCERVLTDSGHRDLEDNEMFDLLKCKYPLAYETTRKIAEFLKQTRNYQTSEDEQLYLTIHLSRMKRRMTCKANTKK
- a CDS encoding sugar O-acetyltransferase, with product MQSEYEKMIAGEIYRPQDEDLRKIRARSKEFQYRFNHEQDSDKRTAIIKEWFGSTGNNLAMKPDLVCGYGINIHLGENFCSNWNLTMLDVCPIRIGNNGMLGPNCQFLTPLHPLDPVERNSGIEYGAPITIGDNFWAGGGVTILPGVTLGDNVVVGAGAVVTKSFGDNVVLAGNPAQIIKEIPVHKE
- the dprA gene encoding DNA-processing protein DprA; its protein translation is MNNFEIYKMKKAGLTNHQVLNVLRYAESRDSKLSLRDKAVVSECRNPALFIEKYKRLDLPALKEEFELFPSFSILDDIYPWDLCEIYDAPTLLFYQGNLNLLELPKAAVVGSRDSSKQGNASVQKIVKELNNELVIVSGLARGIDTAAHMAALQNGGQTIAVIGTGLDVFYPKANKKLQSYIGKNHLLLTEYGPSEQPLKFHFPERNRIIAGLCRGVIVAEAKMRSGSLITCERAMEEGRDVFAIPGSILDGKSDGCHHLIQEGAKCITSGSDVLSEFDF
- the topA gene encoding type I DNA topoisomerase yields the protein MSKLVTKTKKKSTTKKNLVIVESPAKAKTIEKYLGRNYKVLASVGHIRDLKKSTMSIDFENNYEPQYINIRGKGPLINDLKKEAKKAKQVFLASDPDREGEAISWHLAHILNLDEKEKNRVVFNEITKDAVKNAFKEPRQIDMNLVDAQQARRVLDRLVGYSISPILWKKVKKGLSAGRVQSVALKLIIDRENEINAFKPEEYWTIDGTFKKGTRQFQASFYGMNGKKMKLTNNDEVKEVLSHLKGDDFTVDSVEKKERRRNAPLPYTTSSMQQDAANKINFRTRKTMMVAQQLYEGINIGSGVQGLITYMRTDSTRISPVAQNEAASFITDKFGAKYSKHGSKPKNASGAQDAHEAIRPSSVFNTPESIAKYLDKDQLKLYTLIWNRFVASQMTAAVFDTMNVKLGQNGVQFSANGSQVKFDGYLAIYNDSDKNKMLPDMEKGDTVKRVNTNPEQHFTQPPARYSEATLIKTLEENGVGRPSTYAPTIETIQKRYYVKLVSKRFEPTELGEIVNSLIVEFFPGIVNVKFTAEMEAKLDDVEVGKEQWQKVIDEFYKPFEKEVAKAETEMEKIQIKDEPAGFDCEVCGSPMVIKLGRFGKFYACSNFPDCRHTQAIVKEIGVTCPQCQKGQVIERKTKRNRIFYGCDRYPDCDFTSWDKPVGRNCPKCDHYLIEKKVRGGGKQVVCSNGDYEEEKVK
- a CDS encoding phosphoribosylanthranilate isomerase — protein: MTDKFAEFLKIASQLNKIGIVPLLMGSLGLEQVTGQDWQARDIDIHVHGDERGWEAPDEERIYDMDKIEPMMERLGYRLVDLHEHEFQKEDLSIEFGAMETLGAFAGVPLEELTRKEVEDVEFLLPNAEQFLAIYRASSQDSYRNENNNHKDFAKIAYLEEMLKAK
- the trmFO gene encoding methylenetetrahydrofolate--tRNA-(uracil(54)-C(5))-methyltransferase (FADH(2)-oxidizing) TrmFO, with amino-acid sequence MSSSYINVIGAGLAGSEAAYQIAKRGIPVKLYEMRGVKSTPQHKTADFAELVCSNSLRGDALTNAVGLLKEEMRRLDSVILKSAEATRVPAGGALAVDREGFSQMVTELVTNHPLIEVIREEITEIPEDAITVIATGPLTSDALAEKIHALNGGDGFYFYDAAAPIIDVNTIDMTKVYLKSRYDKGEAAYLNAPMTKQEFMDFHDALVNAEEAPLNSFEKEKYFEGCMPIEVMAKRGIKTMLYGPMKPVGLEYPDDYQGPRDGEYKTPYAVVQLRQDNAAGSLYNIVGFQTHLKWGEQKRVFQMIPGLENAEFVRYGVMHRNSYMDSPNLLEQTFRSKKQTNLFFAGQMTGVEGYVESAASGLVAGINAARLFKGEEALVFPETTAIGSLPHYVTHADSKHFQPMNVNFGIIKELDGRRIRDKKERYEKIAERALQDLQPYLDK